The Gloeobacter morelensis MG652769 genome contains the following window.
AAGCCCGCAAGGTATATGGGAAGGTGGTGTGACTTGACCCCGAATAATGAGCCGCTGAAAAAGTGAGCTTCCAGTCTGGCTGTCATCATCGTACAGGTTGATGCCCGAGGGGCGACAACGGAGCCCCGACGGCAGCGAGCTGTTGCAGGAACTCCATCGGGCTTGCCCCTCCCAAAGCACTGTGCGGCCGGTAGGTGTTGTAATCTAGCCGCCATGCCTCAATGGTCCGCCGTGCGTCCGGTACGTTCAGGAAATAGTGCGCGTTGAGGCATTCATCCCGGAATTTGCCGTTGAAACTTTCGATGTGCGGCTTGTCGGTCGGCTTGCCCGGACGGGTGAAGGCGATGCGCACGCCACGTCGGGCGGCCCACTCGGCCAGCGTTCGGCAGACGAACTCCGGTCCGTTGTCCACCAGCAATTGCTCGGGCAACTGCCGCCGGGTGGCCAGACTCTCCAGCACCCGCACGACCCGCGCTGAAGGCAAAGAGGTATCCACTTCTATCTGTGGGCACTCCCGGCTGTAGATATCCACGATTGTCAGGGTCCGCAGTTTGCGTCCGTCCGCTAAGGCATCCTCGACAAAGTCCAGGCTCCATACCTGATTGGGACGTTCCAAGCCAGGCACCTCCGGCCGCTCGCACGGCCGGGTGCGGGGCTTACGCTTTTTTGGGCGCACCAGGGTCGTTGGGGCAACGACCCACCAGCAGTCCCTCCCTGGTGCACAGCCGGTAGATTTTTTTGGCGTTGACGAGCGTGCCTTCGCGCCTCAGCAGCAGCGTCAGCCGTCGATAGCCGTAACGTGGGCGCTCGGCGGCCAACTGCTTCAATCGCTCGACAAGCACCGGGTCGTCCTTACGGCGCAGGAGAAGACGGGCGGTGGAACGATGCAAGCCCAGCAGCCGACAGGCCCGCCTCTGGGAGAACTGCAGGTCGGTCTGCAGGAAGGCGACGGCCTGACGTTTGGCCGCTGGGCTCAGAATTTTTTTGACAGCACCGCCTTGAGGGCATGGATGTCGAGGGCCTGGTCGGCAACGATTTGTTTGAGCTTGCGGTTTTCTTCCTCCAGGTCTTTGAGGCGTTGGGCTTCGGAGATTTCCATGCCGCCGTACTTGGCTTTCCAGCGGTAGTAGGTCTGCTCGCTGATACCATGCCTGCGGCAAAGTTCTGCCACGTTCGCTCCAGCCAGCCCCTCGTTGAGGATGGCAATCATCTGCTCGGTGGTGAACCGACTTTTCTTCATGGTCGTCCTCGCGGTGTGGTTCGCCGGAAGACTCACATTCTAAGCGGTTCACTTTTGCGGTCGCACGTCATCAGCACTCCCAAGCGAAACCGGCCGTTGAAGCTCTCGATGTGCGGTTTGTCGGTCGGCTTGCCAGGACGACTAAACACGATATGCACCCCGCGCTGGGCAGCCCATGCGGCCAAGGCGGTACAGATAAACTCTGGACCATTATCGACCAGCACTTTCTGCGGCAGGCGGCGCTTGGCTGCCAGGGCTTCCAAGACCCGCACCACCCGTTGCCCAGGCAAAGAAGCATCCACCTCGATATGCGGGCACTCCCGGCTGTACACATCCACAATCGTCAAAGTGCGCAGCTTGCGACCGTTAGCCAGGGCATCTTCCACAAAATCCAGGCTCCAGGGTCGTTGCCCCAACGACCCCCACAATCGATTGGGGCGCTCCGGAGCAGGGGTGGCTGGTGGCTCAGACGAGCGCATCCGAGCTTTGCGCTTTTTTGGGCGCACCAGCAAGCCTTCCTGGGTGCACAGGCGATAGGCTTTCTTGGCATTGAGAGTGTGCCTTCCCGACGCAGCAGATGGGTTAACCTGCGATAGCCAAAGCGCGGCCGCTCGGTCGCCAATTGCCGCAGGCGGGCAATCAGGACCGGGTCGGGGCGCGACGGCTGACCAAGCGAGCGGTGGAACGGTGCAACCCCTTTACTCCGACAAGCCCGTCTCTGAGACGTTTGCAGGGCGACCTGCAGATAGACGGCGGCCCGACGCCTGGCCGCTGGGGTCAGAATTTTTTTGAGACGACCGCCTTGAGTGCCTGATTATCCAGGCTGAGGTCGGCTACCAAGCGTTTGAGTCGGGCATTCTCGTCTTTGAGGTCCTTGAGACGCCTGGCCTCGGAGATTTCCATTCCGCCGTACTTCGCTTTCCAGCGATAGTAGGTCTGTTCGCTGATGCCGTGCCTGCGGCACAGTTCCGTCACCGTGGCTCCGGCCTGTCCTTCGCCCAGGATAGCGATCATCTGCTCGGTGGTGAACCGACTTTTCTTCATGGTCTTCCTCTCGGTGTGGTCGGCCGGAAGACTCACATTCTAGGCGGTTCACTTTCACGGTTGCATGTCACGCGAGCTCTGAGCTTGATGCACTTTTCTGTACTGTGCACTGGTTACCATGGCAGCTTTGCAAAAGGACTTCCCGCATTGGCTAAGTGTCATCATTAACAGTCAGGCGGCTTCAGCCAAGCCACTCGGCCCTAGGCAACCCGGTCTCCTACGCAAGTGCCTATCTGGGCCGGTCGCGCTGCCGCCTGATGTTGGGCGAAGTGGCGGGCCGCACCGACGCGGCGACGGCAGCCAAGCTGTTTGCCGCAGGTGGTGAGGAGGCGCTTGCCCGGCAGGCCCTGGCCTTGATCGAAGAACTGCCGCCCGCTTCGATGGCTTAGATCAGGTGTCCTATCGAATCCACGAAATGGACAGAGGATAGCATGGCATTGCCAACCACCCTCCTCGCCGCAGTCGTCACGCAAAGCGTGCCAGCCTTGAAAATACAGGCCAATCCCACCCACTGAGTCTCCGGCCTGACTCGCCTCTCAGTCCGGGGGGTGTCGGGGGGTGGCACCCCTCGACGCGGGGAGGGGGAGAGCGCGAGAGGGGCACCCGAAGGGGGTGCCGCCTCTCGCACACCCGCTGTCGGGCCAAGCCGAAAGCAAGAGTCAGGAGAGAAACCGTTGCTTACCGAGGTTTGCAGCCGGCCTGCCGCCCTCTGGACAACTGAAAACCACGCTAGCGAAGGTTATCCGGGATTTTCTCAGGAATTACCCAGTAATAGACGGTCGAATCTTTGACCTTGAGCACACGGTCAGGTTTCCAGGAACCCATGTCGAAGGCGTGGGAGACGACGCGGGTGCCGGGCTTGAGCTGGCTAAAAAGCCGCGGCCGGAGCTTGACGTTGAGATCCGGCAGCAAATAGAGCGTCACGACAGTCGCTTCGCTGAGGTCGGTCTCGAAGAGATCTTGTTCAAGGAAACGCACCCGGTTGGTGACGCCGGCTTTGCGGGCGTTCTCGTTCGCTTCGAGGATGCGCGCCGGGTTGATGTCGATGCCGATGCCGCGCGCGCCGTACTGCTTGGCGGCGGTGACCACGATCCGCCCGTCGCCGCTGCCGAGGTCGTAGATCACATCGTCCTTGCCGACTTGGGCGACTGTGAGCATCTGGTCGACCACCTCCTGGGGGGTGGGCACGTAGACCACGTCGGGATCGCGCTTGGGGGATTTAACTTCGGTCTTGACCTGGGTGCCGGCCTCGGGGGCGGCACTCTGGGCCAGCGAGACGGTGCTCGCGGTGCCTAGGGCGGCGAGGGCCGCGGCGGCGGTGAGCAGGGCGACTTTGGATCGAAGCTGCATCGGTCGATTTTCTCCACTCGTTCAAGAATCGGTACGCGTGCGCCGGGCTATCCACAACAGCGGCAGACCGACCAGCAACACCGCCACCCCCACCAGGGCGCCGGTGCCTGTGTAGGCGAGGCTCGCCTGGAGCATATAGCCGCAGATCAGGCAAAACAACAGCGGTGTGAGCGGATAGAGGGGCACCCGGAAGGGCCGTTCGAGCTGCGGGTCGCGCGAGCGCAACATCAAAAGCGCCACGCCCGTGAGCAGGAAAAACAGCCAGAACACCGGAGCCGTGTATTCGACCATCGTCTTGAAGCCGCCCCGGGTGGCGGTGCCGAGCACCACCAGCCCGAGGGCAATCACCCCCTGCACCGCCAGGGCGTTGGCGGGCGTCTCGGTGCCCGTCCGCCAGCGGCCCAAAAAACGGAACAGTGTAAAGTCCTGCCCGAGGGCGTAGTTGGTGCGCCCCCCCGTGATGATCGAAGCGTTGGCGGAGCTGAGGGCGCAGACGACGATGAGGGCGCTGATAAACGCCGCCCCCGGCGCCCCCGCCACCCGCCGCATCAAATCGGCGGCCACCGCCTGAGATCCGGCCATTCCCGCCGTTCCCAAAGCATGGATAAAGGCGACATTGGCCAGCAGGTAGAGTGCTGTGATGATCCCGATGCTCACAAGCAGGGCGCGCACCATGTTGCGCTTTACCGAGCGCAATTCCGCCGAGATATAGGCCGCTTCGTTCCAGCCGCCGTAGGTGAGCAGTACGAAGACCATCGCGAGGCCGAAATTTGCGGGAGCGGGGGTGGGGGCCGCCAGCGGCTGGGCCGGGGCCGGGGCGAGCAGCCCCCCGACGATAACGGCGGCGAGGCCCAGCACGGTGGCGGCGGCAAGCAGGTTCTGGGTCCGGGCGCCCTGGCGGATGCCGGCAATGTTGAGGGCGGTGAACAGGGCAATAACCAGGGCGGCGTAAATCGACGGAGAGTACTCTCCCAGGCGCCACAGCTGCGAAGCGTAATCGCCGCTCACAAAGGCCAGCAGCGCAATCGAACCGGTCTGGACAACCGCAAGCCGCGCCCAGGCGTACAAAAAGGCCAGATCCCGGCCGAAGGCGCGCAGCAAGTAATAATAATTGCCGCCCGCGTGGGGATAGGCCGTGGTCAATTCGGCGTAGCACAGCGCGCCCACCAGCGAAATGCCGCCTCCCAGCAGCCAGGCCAGCAGCGTCCAGAGGGGCCCGCCGGTGTTGGCGGCCACCAGCGCCGGAGTCTCAAAGATGCCGGCCCCGACGACGATGCCCACGATGAGCGCCACCGCGTCGGTCAGTCCCAGCGTTGGCCTCGGGGAGCCGACCCGATCCGCTACCGCCTTCATCGTCCGTCCCCCATGCGCTGTTGCTTTTGTGACCCCACGCCCCAGGCAGACCCGCCCGACTGGCATCCTGTTCCCGGAACACCCATCGGGAGCGGCAGCCTCCCCGCCAACCGTATCGCAGCGCTTGGAGCGGCTAATCGACCTTTCGGTAGAGCCTCCCCTCTGTCGGGGAGCCCGCCTGGCAAAGCGGTCGGGCAACTGCCGGTAGGATGGAGGGGTGTCCAGGCACCGTGCGCGATGACCGTTGAACCTCAGCGCTCCAAACTCGAACTGGCCGGTCTGCCCATCGGCAGCAGCGCATTGACCCGGGCGGTTTTGCAGGAAGTGTTTCAGATCCTCAAGCCTGTCGGTCCCGACGGCAGCTGGACGCGGCTGGAGGGCAACAAGGACATGCGCATCACCGAGCAGAAGCGCCGATTGGCCCTTGAGAACACCCGAGAAGAAGTGACCGTCTGGGTGGACGCCTCGGTGCTCGACCGGGGCTTGCAGCGCTGGATCGCCCTGGATTTTCAGCAACCGAACCTGGAGGAGGTGCCGACGGCGGAAGCAGGCGACTGGCGGGTTTTCCTGCGCGGCGAGAGCGGCTCCATCGTGCTGGAGGACGGCGAAGCGACGGTGAGCCTGGGGGTGGTGCTGTTGCTCAAGTACGCCACGGCCATCGGCGAACTGGTCTCCTCGACAATTGCCGCCCAGGTGGAGGTGCGCGGCACGGCGATCCCCGACATCAACGCCGACCGGGTGCTCATCCAACTCAACGCCGCCCGGGTGCGCTGGGAGGACCGGGTGATCGAGCCGCGCCTCACGGGTGTCATCCTGCGCGCCGTGCTGGCGCGCATCCCGTTTTTTCCGAGCTTGCCGGTGATGACCAGTTTTTTGATGCCCTGGTTCGACTTTCGCCGCCAGGTCGCCCAGTTCGTGCTCAGTTCGGTGGAAATCGTGCCGGGCAAACTGAAGCTCGGTATGAAATTTTTCGAAAGCGACTTGTCGCGCCGGCCGGAACCGGGCTGATCCCGCTAGAGAACCGATGCTGCCGCCGTCTGCAATTGGGTGATAGTAGCCATCAGGCGCAGTAGGGGCTCGATGGGCATCTGGGATTCCCAGCTGAAAAAAACCAGCACCGCCAGCACCTGCTCTTCGACCACCAGAGGAACACCGAGCCCACTTTTGAGCCCGGCGGCGCGGGCCACTTTCTCGCGCATCTCGATAATGGGGGAGCGCAGCGGCGTCTGGGAGGGCCAGTTCTCCGGCTGCCTGCTCAGCCAGATGCGCCCCTGCAAACCCTCCCCTGGGCGGAACAATAGCCGCTCTCCCAACCCCCGGAAGCGCTCGAGTTCCATCGCGTCGATGCCGGGAGCGCTCGTGTGGCCGCGCAACTGTTGCAGGTGCGCCAGTTGCTCTTCATCGACGTAGTAGGCGGGGCTCGCTTCCAGAACGCTCTCGTCCGGGCTGGGGGTCCAGGCGGTGGCGATAGGCCAGCCCGTCGCCTTGCAAAGAAACTGCAAAAGCCGCTGCAGGGCATCATGAAAATCGTGGGCTTCCTGGATAGCCTCGGTCAGGTTTTGCAATAAGTGGATGTCGCTATCGATTTGCCGACGGGTCGCCATATCCAGGCTGGTACGAATGGTCTGTTGCAACGCCAGCAACTTGCGGCGCAACTCGAGATACATCATCACCTGCCGGTTGAAGTGCCAGAGCCGGTCTTGCTGCTCGGGGGGAAACTCCCGCGGCTGGTAGTCCAGGACGCACAGCGTGCCGATGGCCCGGTTGTCGGGGGTCACCAGCGGCGTACCGGCGTAAAAGCGTACCTGGGGCGAATGGATCACCAGCGGATTGGTGGAGAAGCGCTCGTCGATGCGGGCGTCGGGCACGATGAACGTCTCGCGCTGCAAGATGGCGTGGGTGCAGAAGGCCAGTTCGCGCGG
Protein-coding sequences here:
- a CDS encoding DDE-type integrase/transposase/recombinase, producing MRSSEPPATPAPERPNRLWGSLGQRPWSLDFVEDALANGRKLRTLTIVDVYSRECPHIEVDASLPGQRVVRVLEALAAKRRLPQKVLVDNGPEFICTALAAWAAQRGVHIVFSRPGKPTDKPHIESFNGRFRLGVLMTCDRKSEPLRM
- a CDS encoding transposase codes for the protein MKKSRFTTEQMIAILGEGQAGATVTELCRRHGISEQTYYRWKAKYGGMEISEARRLKDLKDENARLKRLVADLSLDNQALKAVVSKKF
- a CDS encoding SAM-dependent methyltransferase — encoded protein: MQLRSKVALLTAAAALAALGTASTVSLAQSAAPEAGTQVKTEVKSPKRDPDVVYVPTPQEVVDQMLTVAQVGKDDVIYDLGSGDGRIVVTAAKQYGARGIGIDINPARILEANENARKAGVTNRVRFLEQDLFETDLSEATVVTLYLLPDLNVKLRPRLFSQLKPGTRVVSHAFDMGSWKPDRVLKVKDSTVYYWVIPEKIPDNLR
- a CDS encoding APC family permease, which produces MKAVADRVGSPRPTLGLTDAVALIVGIVVGAGIFETPALVAANTGGPLWTLLAWLLGGGISLVGALCYAELTTAYPHAGGNYYYLLRAFGRDLAFLYAWARLAVVQTGSIALLAFVSGDYASQLWRLGEYSPSIYAALVIALFTALNIAGIRQGARTQNLLAAATVLGLAAVIVGGLLAPAPAQPLAAPTPAPANFGLAMVFVLLTYGGWNEAAYISAELRSVKRNMVRALLVSIGIITALYLLANVAFIHALGTAGMAGSQAVAADLMRRVAGAPGAAFISALIVVCALSSANASIITGGRTNYALGQDFTLFRFLGRWRTGTETPANALAVQGVIALGLVVLGTATRGGFKTMVEYTAPVFWLFFLLTGVALLMLRSRDPQLERPFRVPLYPLTPLLFCLICGYMLQASLAYTGTGALVGVAVLLVGLPLLWIARRTRTDS
- a CDS encoding GAF domain-containing protein, translated to MAAPLAPDEPQRLEALERYRVLDTPAEAVFDDIVEIAARQCQMPISLISLIDRDRQWFKARVGVEVQQTPRELAFCTHAILQRETFIVPDARIDERFSTNPLVIHSPQVRFYAGTPLVTPDNRAIGTLCVLDYQPREFPPEQQDRLWHFNRQVMMYLELRRKLLALQQTIRTSLDMATRRQIDSDIHLLQNLTEAIQEAHDFHDALQRLLQFLCKATGWPIATAWTPSPDESVLEASPAYYVDEEQLAHLQQLRGHTSAPGIDAMELERFRGLGERLLFRPGEGLQGRIWLSRQPENWPSQTPLRSPIIEMREKVARAAGLKSGLGVPLVVEEQVLAVLVFFSWESQMPIEPLLRLMATITQLQTAAASVL